A region of the Flavobacteriaceae bacterium MAR_2010_188 genome:
TATTTCATCATCTCCCTGTCAAAACTATGAAAGGGATTATAAATCGGTTTTCCTTTTTGCAATGGGGTGATTAAGATTCCGTGCTGATTTGCATCACCGTTATTAAGATAATGAAGTTTCTTTTTTTCTTCAGCAATTTCTGGGCTCCAACCAAGACCGTCAATATTGAATTTTTTTAGTTTGGTTTCCTCAAAACCTAATTTTTTTAGACATTCGTTATATCGGTCAACCAACTTACCACTGATCGGCAAGAGGTCATCTATATATAAGTGCGCATCTTTAAGCTTTTGCATGTTTAGGTTGAAGATTTATTTATCTTGAATGTAGTTAAGCTTCATTTGAAAATTTGTTACGCGCCTCATCATCAATCTTCATCTGGTCTACTCGCGACTGAACTTTTCGTTTAAAGTCAGTATCGGCAATCGTGGCAACATTATCCAAATATCTAATAACCTCCTGTCGTCTGATCTCAGAAAAATTTAATCCCTTCATATTAGATTTCATCAGTTCTCGCAGCATATTTAATTTGGTTTCATAGGGCTGCTTAAAGTAAATTTCTGGATTGTCGAACCAAGATTGCTCAAGGTCAAAATCGGTTAGTCTTAAACTAATTGCCGATTGAATATTCCTAACATCCCGCGATGAGAAAAAAGGAAAAACATCTTGCACTTTCTTATAAAGATTCGCGTAAAACTTATGGGAATCCAATCCATATAAGTCGTCTACCTCATCATAAATTTTATAAACCCTATCCTCGGTCGGTTTATCCGAAACACTCAAAATCTCGCCCATACTCTTAGCTAAACTCTGGTCGGACAAATAAGAGTATTGTTCAGGGTTTTTCATATCTACGAAGCCCGGCATAGTTTTGTCCAACTTTTTCCACCACAGATAATCTTGATCCAAAAAGTCGTGCTCGGTCTTGGCTCCGTCAATTTTGAAACGTCCTTGTACACGCGACAAGACAGCTTTATCAAGCATTTCTGGGAGATTTGTAAAAAGTCCGATGCTGCTGTTTCCGTAATTAACGGCATATGCACCTTCGGTATATCTTAGAAAAACTCCGATCACTTCTTTAACCCCGGCAGAAACTCCTTGAGCAGTTCGTTCTTGTAGATTATTCTCGGCATCATCAATAGGTGCAAAAATGATTTTTGAAGGGTCTTGCATCGGTTTCATCCAGTCTACCATTTTTTCTGCAGATCCACCTTGGAACGTACTTATCAAAGTATCTGGCATTGGATGAAATAAAAATGGAATATCCAACTCATCCGCATGTTTCTTAAGACGGGTTGCAATGGCAGCAATCAGCATACTTTTACCAGTTCCTGGGATTCCGTATCCCATAAATACAGGCATAAATCCGCCAAGTTCTTGAAACGGATTTTTTAATGCTTTAAAATCATATGACAATAGACGTTCGGTAAGTCGACGTGCAAAATGCTTAGCGTCTCGGTTACCCACGATTTGTTCAAATTCAACTTTATTAAATTCTACGCTCTTTGCGGCGCCAGTAAAAACATTTTCCCATCCAGAAATTGCAAAATCTGAACCTTCTAATTTATAGGTTCTGTCTAAAATGGTTTCGGTATATTCTAGGGTGCTCCTTCGCATTTGGATTTCCGCAATCACGCCTTCAAAGAACAATACCGTAAAATCCGCAACATCCTTATCACTTTTAATAATGTCTGGATGCTCTAAATATTTATCATAATAAAAAAGCATACATGAAATGCCTTTTAATGGAGAAATCAAAGACAATTCTGGCAGACCGGCAAATTTTTGCTTCATCACACTTAAATCGTCCGAAGCAATCGTCTTTAAGTTATGCAGAATATAATATGAAGTTGCATACAACATAAAAGCAGTTGCCGTATGCATTTTACTTTCGTATTCTCTCTTACCTTGATTATCTAATGCGCCTTGTAATTCACTTAAATTTGAAAGTCCCGAAGCATCATAATAGCTATCCTTTATCCAAATTCCTAATGTTATTCCTTCTTGTACTGCGTATAAGGTTTGATTGAGATGAAGCGGTATAGCAACCGAGTCTGGCAGTAATCTCTTTTTTAAAGAGAGGATAGTTTTTGACACTGAACTTGTATGATGGTCTGCACCACCATGTTTGGCCCTAGATAAATAAAGCAAGATAGAACCTTCCTTAACATCCTTTTCCTTATTCTTAGCTCGCTGACCTTGCTCCCATTGCACGCTTTTTATATATGAAGCCGCTTCGTCACGAAGTACATCGAGCTCTGATTTTTTAATTGGAAAAGTAGAGTTGTGTTGCATTATTATAGTTTTAATTTGAAGGTGTAAAACCTTCAAATTGAATTATTTTATTTTAACCTGGCTACCTCAAATGGCGGTTTGGCCAACTTGTTCATCAATTCTGGTGTTTTATTATATAGAAGTTGAATAATCCTATGAGGTGAAAAAAGATAGTTCTGTTTTATAATCTCGCTCCATTTTTGCAAGGTCTGTTTTGAAAAATATCCACCTTCCGTAAATTCGCTTCCAGAAAAAACCTCATCGATCTTAATTGAAAGGGCATATGATTCTAAGGGAATTTCCTTTTTTGAAATTCCATTTAATATGGCGTGGGTAATTTCATTTTCATCCTTGGCAAAAATGTTATGCAATGGCCCTAAATCTATTCTTTTTATATGTTTAGGATGAAGGTCGGTCAGCTTTCTATCGATTCCGTATGCCATGGTATCGAGGGTCATTTTTCGATCCGCAGTATTTTTAAGGACCTCATATATTTCTGGTTTGTAGCTCTCTAGATTATTACCGCTATAATCAAAATACATAAAGCAAACAAATGGTCGGTTATAAACGACGTCATAGAAACTCCAAGAGGTTAAATACTTTGAAATCTCACCTTTTGTCTCTACAATTTTTCCTTGTACAAAACGATTAAAAATATATTTCTGTTCTACCGAGGTATAGTAAATTATTGAGGACGCTTCGTAAAGTTTACTTCTTTTTATAGGTTCTTTTTTTCTTAAAAGCGCATCTAAAAATTCATCCTTTATTAGGCTGATATCCTTAAGCTTTCCGATATAATTGTCCTTTAGCGAAAGATCGTTGAAAAGATAGCGGAACTCTAAATAGTTTGGAAATCCTGATTCTTTAAGATCAACCTTCAGACTATCTTCTTCGTCGTACATATATTTAATCCTCATCGCTTCTATCGAATAAAGCAAAAGATCACAATATTGCTTGAAGAAAATCAATTCCTCGTCGGTACATAATTTGTTTGCTTGCATCCCGACGATTGCTTCCTTTAGCGCGAAGTCCACAACTTTATGATAGAAAATATACTGTTCCTTAGAGTCTAGAATGGCCGAGTCTAAAGGGGTTACAATATGATCTAGGGACATTTTTTAATTTGTTTTTTTTTTTCGCAGTATTTTCTGGAAATGGATTTTCAAGTTTGGTCGAAAGATTTTGCGTTAGGGATGGAGGTCCCGAAGCTTCGGGATTGGAGCTCCTCGCAGAGAGCGACTGCCGACAGCCCGACCCCGCCGATAGCGGGGTAACGCTATACTAATTAAGATAAAAGATCTTCTTCTCTATCTTTTTTCTCGGCTTGCTTAGCTGTATCCTCAGATTTCTTGGCTGTTGCGTCGGCCTTGTAGTAATCTTCAAAAATCTCTTTCATATCGATACCATATCGCTCAGCAAAGTTCTTTTGAATGTCAACATCCTTGGCGCGGATTTCTTGCAACGCCTCGGCATAGCTACTATAAACGCCTTGCATAACTTTTTCGTGAATCGGAATGTTGTCCATCATATCCTGTCTAGCCTTAGCGCTCGCGGTATGCATTGACGCCAAAGTTTCGCCAATATGCTCGTCGGTCTTAACTCCCAAGTGCTCTAATATCGCAGCAAATTCTTGATCGGTCCTAGCTTTTAAAGCCACCACATATCCGTCGTAATATTTTAGTCGCTCTTCGGTATCTGACTTTAATTTAGCTCTATGCGTTTGCAAGTTGCTACGTAACGATGTCAATACCTTTATGGTTAAGTTGTGCTTATGAACAAAACTGTCCTTGCTAGCCGCCAATGTAGTATAGGCATTCTTAAGACCTTCTAATTCTTCAATCTTTTGCTCTAAGGTGGTTACCTTACCAATTGCTTGGGCATATTCGGATGATTGTTTATCTACAATTTCTTCCAAACCTTGTCTAGCGTGTTTTAGCTGAGCATATTTTTCATCTAACTGAGCTTCTACTTCTTTTTTCTTTTCTAATGAGCGAACGTGATTTTTAGTAGCTTCCACGATTGCGTCCTGCAATTTGTCTTCTACTTCCTTAATCTCGACTTCTCGATTTTTTAATCGGGTTACCGCAGCTTGACTTTTAAAAGAAAGCTCACTTAAGAGCGTTTGTACATCTGCACTTTCAATTCGTTTTTGAAACAATGCTTTTGCCCTATTGTCTGCGGCGTCTCTATCTTTTTGCGCTTCTTTGAGTTCGTCTTGAGCTTTTTTAATCTTGCTTTTTCTTCCCCAAAGGTTATTCCACCAAGTGTCTGGCTGGCTCTCTGATTCGGCCAGTTCTGATTTTGCTTTTTCTAAGCGACGGATGGCGTCGTCTATGATTTTTTGTTCCTCTGCATTAAGCGAAGAAAACTTTTCGAAGATTATACCAACTTCATCTTGATAATCTGTAAGGTCCTTAATAGCATCTAAAAGCGTGGTACGGTCTTTTTCTGCCATATGTACAACATCATCTAAAGTGGCATTTAAAATCTTTTGTCTAGACTCAGGATCTTCTTCCTGGGCTAGTTTAGATTTCATGGTATCAATGGCTTTTCCCCAGTTGACGTCCACCTTATCTTGCTTTTCATTGCTATTGGTTTCCAATAAATCAAAATCATCAGCCATTGTATGTAGAATTTTTAAAGTTGAACAATTGTTTAGGTAAGCAATTTCGTCAAAAAAAAGGTTATGCGAAATTTAAACACCTTAAAATATTGGTAGTAGAAGATATGTTTTTGTTACAATTATAATTTCAAAATTATGTAGGTATCTTTATGTTGAACAAAACTTAATGCTATGAGAAAATTCATTCTTTCAATTTTGATATTCACATTTTTGTGGAATTGCGTGGATAACAAAAAGAAAACAATTCCTAATGAGGAGGAGATAGAATCGATAATAGAAATTGATTCTATTTCGACTATAGAAATAGATTCGGTGAGCCCAACTGTTATAGTCCCGAAGGCTACTTCAAAAAAGCCCATTCTTAGTAGGCCAGATAGCTTGACAATTAAGAAACCAATGGCAACTTTGCCGAAAAAGGATGAAATCCTTATCACTCCCATTAATCATGCAACCTTGGTTTTAGAGGCAATGAATAATGTTATTTATGTAGACCCTGTTGGAGGAAAATCTGCTTTTGAAGGCCTAAGAGAGCCAGATTTTATCTTAGTAACGGATATTCATGGTGACCATTTTGATTTCCAAACTATTAAGGACGTAATTGGTGAAAGAACCGTATTGATTGGTCCGGATGCAGTCAAAAAAAAATTACCACCCGAGCTATTAAAGAATTTTGTTTTAGTCTTCAATGGAATAAGTCAAGGTTTTAAAACGTCTAAGATGGCATTGGATATTGAAGGCATTGCGATGTACAATTTAAGACCAGAAGCTTTAAAATATCATGAAAAAGGCAGAGGTAATGGATATTTATTAACCTTGAATAAAAAGAGAATCTATATTTCGGGAGACACCGAAGATATTCCAGAAATGAGAAAACTTAAAAATATTGATATCGCTTTTGTCTGTATGAATCTGCCATATACAATGACTGTAAAAAGTGCAGCAGATGCCGTGTTGGATTTTAAACCTAAAGTCGTTTATCCATACCATCATCGGGGAAGCGATGTTGAAAACTTTAAACAATTAGTTGAGAGCGGGAACAAAAAGATTGAAGTAAAGCTGCTGGATTGGTATCCGGATTCAGTATAAGGCTAATCGTTTAAAATACAGTTATTATCGATGAAGTGTTGAT
Encoded here:
- a CDS encoding ATPase family associated with various cellular activities (AAA), which gives rise to MQHNSTFPIKKSELDVLRDEAASYIKSVQWEQGQRAKNKEKDVKEGSILLYLSRAKHGGADHHTSSVSKTILSLKKRLLPDSVAIPLHLNQTLYAVQEGITLGIWIKDSYYDASGLSNLSELQGALDNQGKREYESKMHTATAFMLYATSYYILHNLKTIASDDLSVMKQKFAGLPELSLISPLKGISCMLFYYDKYLEHPDIIKSDKDVADFTVLFFEGVIAEIQMRRSTLEYTETILDRTYKLEGSDFAISGWENVFTGAAKSVEFNKVEFEQIVGNRDAKHFARRLTERLLSYDFKALKNPFQELGGFMPVFMGYGIPGTGKSMLIAAIATRLKKHADELDIPFLFHPMPDTLISTFQGGSAEKMVDWMKPMQDPSKIIFAPIDDAENNLQERTAQGVSAGVKEVIGVFLRYTEGAYAVNYGNSSIGLFTNLPEMLDKAVLSRVQGRFKIDGAKTEHDFLDQDYLWWKKLDKTMPGFVDMKNPEQYSYLSDQSLAKSMGEILSVSDKPTEDRVYKIYDEVDDLYGLDSHKFYANLYKKVQDVFPFFSSRDVRNIQSAISLRLTDFDLEQSWFDNPEIYFKQPYETKLNMLRELMKSNMKGLNFSEIRRQEVIRYLDNVATIADTDFKRKVQSRVDQMKIDDEARNKFSNEA
- a CDS encoding L-ascorbate metabolism protein UlaG, beta-lactamase superfamily, with amino-acid sequence MRKFILSILIFTFLWNCVDNKKKTIPNEEEIESIIEIDSISTIEIDSVSPTVIVPKATSKKPILSRPDSLTIKKPMATLPKKDEILITPINHATLVLEAMNNVIYVDPVGGKSAFEGLREPDFILVTDIHGDHFDFQTIKDVIGERTVLIGPDAVKKKLPPELLKNFVLVFNGISQGFKTSKMALDIEGIAMYNLRPEALKYHEKGRGNGYLLTLNKKRIYISGDTEDIPEMRKLKNIDIAFVCMNLPYTMTVKSAADAVLDFKPKVVYPYHHRGSDVENFKQLVESGNKKIEVKLLDWYPDSV